Proteins encoded in a region of the Bacteroidota bacterium genome:
- a CDS encoding right-handed parallel beta-helix repeat-containing protein yields MLRSPSRSLLAALVLPLLLAACDAGDLTGAESPVTVAPTSIEATVAAEIDTATPETMRTAAAVAADASTGVEAISGPTTITEPGFYTLMNGFATEGDGIVIQADNVFLDLGGYTITGPGNKAGRGIVLDGVTRVLVTNGTVETFGIGVQWLGTDRTAVVGVTVEGGDEFADPPNGVAPQIGFLLVNSSRNRVLGNVANDTNLGIFVRGGGSFRNRIIGNRAEAGEFGLLGICYNPAPDTEDPAGPQRDLVAGNALIGFGVGIQVSAGSAENRFVENLIGYLESPYEDANGTNVFDDTNETFQIGDGARGPVTL; encoded by the coding sequence ATGCTTCGCTCTCCTTCGCGCTCGCTCCTCGCAGCGCTCGTCCTCCCGCTCCTCCTCGCCGCCTGCGACGCGGGCGACCTCACCGGCGCCGAGTCGCCGGTCACCGTAGCCCCGACCTCCATCGAAGCCACCGTCGCGGCCGAGATCGACACGGCCACCCCCGAAACGATGCGCACGGCCGCGGCCGTCGCGGCGGACGCCTCCACGGGCGTCGAGGCGATCAGCGGCCCGACGACCATCACCGAGCCCGGCTTCTACACCCTCATGAACGGCTTCGCCACCGAGGGCGACGGCATCGTCATCCAGGCTGACAACGTGTTCCTCGACCTCGGCGGCTACACCATCACCGGCCCGGGCAACAAGGCCGGGCGCGGCATCGTGCTCGACGGTGTCACGCGCGTGCTCGTCACCAACGGCACCGTCGAGACGTTCGGCATCGGCGTGCAGTGGCTTGGCACCGACCGCACGGCCGTCGTGGGCGTGACCGTAGAGGGCGGCGACGAGTTCGCGGACCCGCCGAACGGCGTCGCGCCGCAGATCGGCTTCCTGCTCGTCAACAGCTCGCGCAACCGCGTGCTCGGCAACGTAGCCAACGACACCAACCTCGGCATCTTCGTCCGCGGCGGCGGCAGCTTCCGCAACCGCATCATCGGCAACCGCGCCGAGGCGGGCGAGTTTGGCCTGCTCGGCATCTGCTACAACCCCGCGCCGGACACCGAGGACCCGGCCGGTCCGCAGCGCGACCTCGTCGCGGGCAACGCACTCATCGGCTTCGGCGTCGGGATCCAGGTCAGCGCCGGGTCCGCCGAGAACCGCTTCGTCGAGAACCTGATCGGCTATCTGGAGTCGCCCTACGAGGACGCCAACGGCACGAACGTGTTCGACGACACGAACGAAACGTTCCAGATCGGCGACGGCGCGCGCGGCCCGGTCACGCTCTAG
- a CDS encoding ATP-binding protein, with protein sequence MFTLTPASIPLLCQTLLAGLTAAYLLALRSRVPSTRWLASAMVMLAGYAGCFLLSSAVPVTSVTGLYATLGLYFFVAATIAALVQFAYTFLDDPVPRERRAVRALSAVVLAVLAGVSIWIAVRPSLVVLEQLFVAYGVLLLVGIVWAGVVHGRQYRRFQRAAGRGWWSPTRDARGHLAFGFLTDVFGAIGLANFLVSLDIIGLRTFQYIALLCGLAVSLGYVVVFINHAREPTMVQGKLVGLVLATVLAFLGLAGVRLFNPTDIAREAGNALPRLQTIRLTPLDEGGYKVATLPPEAEPTAPPLGQALADTDLAGGLALPFAFPLFDAAFATVYPNPYGALHFDQPVDLAVPFLNTEGPLIAALLAPCTSSWAEARTFVYAQDDAVTFTWRHEYEFSRGVPVTLRTTLRTDGSVDLGYEGPPIAPTFGLRGLWQGGPSMALPVGLGGEALLVEPGQGLVEDFAARYRPRAHAKVGPLARLVFFATLFVLGALPLFFRASLLQPLAHLLAGVQRIGRGERDARVEIRSSDELGALATGFNEMADAVAEANQQLKAYAETLEERVEERTATLQAALDRERAMQSQLVQSEKLASLGRLTAGIAHEIKNPLNFVTNFAALSADYVDDLADLLRRDPTSLSDDGRAEVGELLADLSTNVAKIEEHGRRADSIVRGMLAHARGGEGERRTVEVNALAEEFLSLAYHGMRARHPSCQVTLERDFDPDAGAVEVLPQDLGRVLLNLLSNAFEAVRGYAQPASGDSVAPSAPAGYRPTVTVRTRRTLDRVTITVADNGPGVPHEAQARLFEPFFTTKPTGEGTGLGLSISHDIAQSHGGSLTFEDRRSDVHASTGAAFVLTLPTDPTVPLSSSPASVP encoded by the coding sequence ATGTTCACGCTCACTCCGGCCTCGATCCCACTGCTCTGCCAGACGCTGCTGGCCGGGCTCACGGCGGCGTACCTGCTCGCGCTGCGCAGCCGCGTGCCCTCGACGCGCTGGCTCGCCAGCGCGATGGTGATGCTGGCGGGCTATGCCGGCTGCTTCTTGCTCTCCTCGGCGGTGCCCGTGACCTCCGTGACGGGCCTCTACGCCACCCTCGGGCTCTACTTCTTCGTCGCGGCGACCATCGCGGCCTTGGTGCAGTTCGCGTACACCTTCCTCGACGACCCCGTCCCGCGCGAGCGCCGCGCCGTGCGTGCCTTGTCCGCGGTGGTGCTCGCCGTGCTGGCAGGCGTGAGCATCTGGATTGCGGTGCGCCCCTCGCTCGTCGTGCTGGAACAGCTCTTTGTAGCCTACGGCGTCCTGCTCCTCGTGGGCATCGTATGGGCAGGGGTGGTACACGGGCGGCAGTATCGCCGCTTCCAGCGTGCGGCTGGGCGCGGGTGGTGGTCGCCCACCCGCGACGCACGCGGCCACCTCGCGTTCGGCTTCCTGACCGACGTCTTTGGCGCGATCGGCCTCGCCAACTTTCTCGTCTCGCTCGACATCATCGGGCTGCGCACCTTCCAGTACATCGCGCTTCTGTGCGGGCTGGCCGTGTCCCTCGGCTACGTGGTCGTCTTCATCAACCACGCGCGGGAGCCGACGATGGTGCAGGGCAAGCTCGTCGGGCTGGTGCTGGCGACGGTGCTGGCGTTCCTCGGGCTGGCCGGCGTGCGCCTTTTCAACCCGACGGACATCGCGCGCGAGGCTGGCAACGCGCTGCCGCGTCTCCAGACGATCCGCCTCACGCCCCTCGACGAGGGCGGCTACAAAGTCGCCACGCTCCCACCCGAGGCCGAGCCGACGGCGCCGCCACTCGGGCAGGCGCTCGCCGACACCGACCTCGCAGGCGGGCTCGCCCTCCCCTTCGCGTTCCCGCTGTTCGATGCCGCGTTCGCGACGGTCTACCCCAACCCCTACGGCGCGCTCCACTTCGACCAGCCAGTGGATCTCGCGGTGCCGTTTCTCAACACCGAGGGGCCTCTCATCGCGGCGCTTCTCGCCCCGTGCACGTCGAGTTGGGCGGAAGCACGCACCTTCGTCTACGCGCAGGACGACGCCGTGACGTTCACCTGGCGGCACGAGTACGAGTTTTCGCGGGGCGTCCCCGTCACCCTCCGTACAACGCTGCGGACCGACGGCTCCGTGGACCTCGGCTATGAAGGCCCGCCGATCGCGCCGACGTTCGGGCTGCGCGGCCTGTGGCAAGGAGGTCCCAGCATGGCGCTGCCCGTGGGCCTCGGCGGCGAGGCGCTGCTCGTCGAGCCCGGCCAGGGCCTCGTCGAGGACTTCGCCGCGCGCTACCGGCCGCGGGCCCACGCGAAGGTCGGACCGCTCGCGCGCCTCGTCTTCTTCGCCACGCTCTTCGTGCTGGGCGCGCTGCCGCTGTTCTTCCGGGCGAGCCTGCTGCAGCCGCTCGCGCACCTGCTCGCTGGTGTGCAGCGCATCGGGCGCGGTGAGCGCGACGCGCGGGTCGAAATCCGCTCGTCCGACGAACTAGGCGCGCTCGCCACAGGCTTCAACGAGATGGCCGACGCCGTGGCCGAGGCCAACCAGCAACTCAAGGCGTACGCCGAGACGCTCGAAGAGCGCGTCGAGGAGCGCACGGCGACGCTGCAGGCCGCCCTCGACCGCGAGCGAGCGATGCAGTCGCAGCTCGTCCAGTCCGAGAAGCTGGCGTCGCTGGGGCGGCTCACTGCGGGCATCGCGCACGAGATCAAGAACCCGCTCAACTTCGTCACCAACTTCGCCGCGCTCTCGGCGGACTACGTGGACGACCTCGCAGACCTCCTGCGCCGGGACCCCACCTCGCTCTCCGATGACGGTCGCGCCGAGGTGGGTGAGCTCCTCGCCGACCTCAGCACGAACGTCGCCAAGATCGAGGAGCACGGGCGGCGCGCCGACAGCATTGTGCGCGGCATGCTAGCGCACGCGCGGGGCGGCGAAGGCGAGCGCCGGACCGTTGAGGTGAACGCCCTCGCCGAGGAGTTCCTGAGCCTAGCCTACCACGGGATGCGCGCTCGGCACCCCAGCTGCCAGGTCACGCTGGAGCGCGACTTCGATCCCGACGCTGGCGCCGTTGAGGTACTGCCGCAGGACCTCGGCCGGGTGCTGCTCAACCTGCTCTCCAATGCCTTCGAGGCCGTCCGCGGCTATGCCCAACCTGCCTCCGGCGACAGCGTCGCGCCGAGCGCCCCCGCAGGCTACCGCCCCACCGTCACCGTGCGCACGCGTCGCACCTTAGACCGCGTGACGATCACTGTTGCCGACAACGGCCCGGGCGTGCCGCACGAGGCGCAGGCGCGTCTCTTCGAGCCGTTCTTCACCACCAAGCCAACCGGCGAAGGGACCGGCTTGGGCCTCTCCATCAGCCACGACATCGCGCAGAGTCACGGCGGGAGTCTTACGTTTGAGGACCGCCGCAGCGACGTTCACGCTTCCACGGGTGCGGCCTTCGTGCTTACGCTGCCCACCGACCCGACCGTTCCACTCTCGTCGTCCCCCGCGTCTGTGCCATGA
- a CDS encoding cyclic nucleotide-binding domain-containing protein, translated as MSLWSTLMGSDPDTAYLHRSPLFAALSDRERSQLHRAMHERYYMAGATIFRKGDPGLGLFVLREGEAVVVTEPDDRIVHTLRTGDCFGEIALLHEAVRSATVRAKSDTHMAVLAQPMLRKLVDQRPRLAAKLLWSVAQATGQRLIDVSEELAQLRQRSTPR; from the coding sequence ATGAGCCTCTGGTCGACCCTCATGGGCTCGGATCCCGACACGGCCTACCTGCACCGCAGCCCGCTCTTTGCGGCGCTCTCGGATCGGGAACGCAGCCAGCTTCACCGCGCGATGCACGAGCGCTACTACATGGCAGGCGCGACCATCTTCCGCAAGGGCGACCCTGGGCTCGGCCTGTTCGTCCTGCGTGAGGGCGAGGCCGTCGTCGTCACCGAACCCGACGACCGGATCGTGCACACCCTCCGCACAGGGGACTGCTTCGGCGAGATCGCGTTGCTCCACGAGGCGGTCCGCTCCGCTACCGTCCGCGCGAAGAGCGACACGCACATGGCCGTCCTCGCCCAGCCGATGCTGCGCAAGCTCGTCGACCAGCGCCCCCGGCTGGCCGCGAAGTTGCTGTGGTCCGTCGCCCAAGCTACCGGCCAGCGGCTGATCGACGTGAGCGAAGAGCTAGCTCAACTCCGCCAGCGTAGCACGCCGCGCTGA
- a CDS encoding ATP-binding protein gives MDHPTARELRRTLLLTQLILAALVLLTLVLAHAWDSLAAKLAVVTLLLSSYALLVVRPLGKSIEQAVGAALRRAEGLQHDVERLEEAHAHAEANVQAKSAFLAAMSHEIRTPMNGVIGMASLLDESRLDGAQRDFVSTIRSSGDVLLTLINDVLDLSKIEAGEVKLDPRPVALRPLVEAAFDLVASQAAGKGLDLVYAPAPSIPEQIETDPTRLRQILVNLLANAVRHTAEGEVVVAVRPEQPGSDRLVFEVRDTGEGIPQGVLGQLFRPYQQAERQREGTGLGLHICKRLARLLGGSITAHSIVGVGSTFTVTIEAPAIADDVQEVSVLTSFAVGVTVPNRALREALVVRLRAWGLDATPYTALDDVEVALENGYRCHVLLLDLTADEASAARVERLHTQHPALPVVGLASLQQPVIGLPLAARLTKPVKDAALHETLHAILVPAHTTHAKKSTRTATDGAGLRVLIVEDHATNQKVALRLLERLGVDADLAIHGREAVEAVQRTPYDLVLMDVQMPVMDGVAATHAIRALDLDVQPRIVALTAEAMDGDRDAFLEAGMDAYLAKPFSLDALAEILDEARLLPQDDADRAASPTDAADTVERPGRAEPIVEAPSHQAAAQFYRTLRARLAQLIDDDDPVFVHEMLTSFLAGGPLLLGEIYDALYRGDQDTARRAAQTLRSSAALLGAEALADACQQLEQVLLAGDVSTHRPDVNAVQDAYRALRTRLQAALAEESIAENIVVGERLAEGRHPGRSGPEHEDAVRTQDRTGPVVASARRATLAELS, from the coding sequence ATGGATCACCCGACTGCTCGTGAACTCCGCCGCACGCTCCTGCTCACGCAGCTCATCCTGGCTGCGCTCGTCCTGCTGACGTTGGTGCTGGCGCATGCCTGGGACTCACTCGCAGCGAAGCTGGCCGTGGTGACGCTGCTGTTGAGCAGCTATGCGCTCCTGGTAGTGCGTCCCCTCGGGAAGAGCATCGAACAGGCGGTCGGCGCCGCCCTTCGACGCGCCGAAGGTCTCCAGCACGACGTTGAACGGCTGGAGGAGGCGCACGCCCACGCCGAGGCGAACGTGCAGGCTAAGAGCGCCTTCCTCGCCGCGATGAGTCACGAGATCCGCACGCCCATGAACGGCGTCATCGGGATGGCGAGCCTCCTCGATGAGAGCCGCCTCGACGGCGCCCAGCGCGACTTCGTGAGCACGATCCGCTCCTCCGGCGACGTGCTGCTCACGCTCATCAACGACGTGCTCGACCTCTCGAAGATCGAGGCGGGGGAGGTGAAGCTGGACCCCCGGCCGGTAGCGTTGCGCCCGCTGGTCGAGGCCGCGTTCGACCTCGTGGCGTCGCAGGCTGCAGGCAAGGGCCTCGACCTGGTCTATGCGCCCGCACCCAGCATCCCAGAGCAGATCGAGACGGACCCGACACGGCTTCGGCAGATCCTAGTCAACCTCCTGGCCAACGCCGTGCGCCACACGGCCGAGGGCGAGGTTGTGGTCGCTGTGCGGCCCGAGCAGCCCGGCTCCGACCGACTCGTCTTCGAGGTGCGCGACACCGGCGAAGGCATCCCGCAGGGCGTGCTTGGACAGCTTTTCCGTCCCTACCAGCAGGCCGAGCGCCAGCGGGAGGGTACGGGGCTCGGCCTCCACATTTGCAAGCGCCTCGCCCGCTTGCTCGGAGGGAGCATCACCGCGCACAGCATTGTCGGGGTGGGCTCGACCTTCACGGTGACGATCGAGGCACCGGCCATAGCCGACGACGTGCAGGAGGTAAGCGTGCTGACCAGCTTTGCCGTGGGCGTGACGGTGCCGAACCGGGCGCTCCGTGAAGCTCTCGTCGTACGCCTGCGTGCATGGGGGCTCGATGCCACGCCCTACACCGCGCTCGACGACGTGGAAGTAGCGTTGGAGAACGGGTACCGGTGTCACGTACTATTGCTGGACCTGACTGCGGACGAGGCGAGCGCGGCGCGTGTGGAGCGCTTGCACACCCAGCACCCGGCCCTGCCCGTCGTGGGGCTTGCAAGCCTCCAGCAGCCCGTCATTGGCCTGCCTCTGGCCGCGCGGCTCACGAAGCCCGTGAAGGACGCCGCGCTGCACGAGACCCTGCACGCGATCCTAGTGCCCGCTCACACGACGCACGCGAAGAAGTCCACGCGGACGGCGACGGACGGAGCAGGTCTGCGTGTGCTGATCGTCGAAGACCACGCGACCAACCAGAAGGTGGCGCTACGTCTCCTCGAACGCCTCGGCGTCGATGCCGACCTGGCGATTCACGGGCGCGAAGCGGTGGAGGCGGTGCAGCGCACCCCCTACGACCTCGTGCTGATGGACGTACAGATGCCCGTCATGGACGGAGTGGCTGCCACGCATGCCATCCGTGCGCTGGATCTCGACGTGCAGCCGCGCATCGTGGCACTGACCGCTGAGGCCATGGACGGGGATCGGGACGCGTTCTTGGAGGCGGGCATGGACGCCTATCTCGCGAAGCCGTTCAGTCTCGACGCTCTTGCTGAGATCTTGGACGAGGCGCGACTCCTGCCACAGGACGACGCCGACCGCGCGGCCAGTCCGACGGACGCCGCAGACACAGTGGAGAGACCTGGGCGCGCGGAGCCGATCGTGGAAGCGCCATCTCACCAGGCGGCCGCCCAGTTCTACCGAACGCTGCGAGCACGCCTGGCGCAGCTCATCGACGACGACGACCCGGTGTTCGTCCACGAGATGCTGACCAGCTTCCTGGCGGGCGGACCGCTGCTGCTGGGCGAGATCTACGACGCGCTCTACCGCGGCGACCAGGATACGGCGCGCAGGGCGGCCCAGACGCTGCGCTCGAGCGCCGCGCTGCTCGGCGCCGAGGCGCTCGCCGATGCGTGCCAGCAGCTCGAACAGGTGCTGCTCGCCGGAGACGTGTCGACGCACAGGCCCGACGTGAATGCGGTCCAGGACGCCTACCGAGCGCTAAGGACGCGCCTTCAGGCAGCACTTGCCGAGGAGTCTATCGCCGAGAATATCGTCGTAGGAGAGAGACTCGCTGAGGGGCGGCATCCGGGCAGGAGCGGCCCGGAGCACGAAGACGCTGTGCGCACCCAGGATCGTACGGGGCCCGTCGTTGCCTCAGCGCGGCGTGCTACGCTGGCGGAGTTGAGCTAG
- the recA gene encoding recombinase RecA has protein sequence MADPNVNDAARQKALGLAMKQIEKQYGKGAIMKLGEAPKVRIEAISTGSLMLDHGLGIGGVPRGRIVEIYGPESSGKTTLATHIIAEAQKVGGTCAFIDAEHAFDSSYAEKLGVDTDDLLVSQPDTGEQALEICDVLVRSGALDVVVIDSVAALVPKSEIEGDMGDSHVGLQARLMSQALRKLTGTINRTKTCLIFINQIREKIGVSWGSPETTTGGRALKFYSSVRMDIRRIGAIKDGSDVIGNRTRVKVVKNKVAPPFKMVEFDIIYGEGISSTGELIDLAVEADVIQKSGSWYSYGDVKIGQGREATKQWLLDEPGYREEIRHTVRRELGMLPADEMEGDSVAEEPELAVNGK, from the coding sequence ATGGCTGATCCCAACGTCAACGACGCCGCCCGCCAGAAGGCGCTCGGTCTGGCAATGAAGCAGATCGAGAAGCAGTATGGCAAAGGCGCCATCATGAAGCTCGGCGAGGCCCCCAAGGTCCGCATCGAGGCCATCTCGACCGGCTCGCTCATGCTCGACCACGGCCTGGGCATCGGCGGCGTGCCGCGCGGGCGCATCGTCGAGATCTACGGCCCGGAATCGTCGGGCAAGACGACGCTCGCCACCCACATCATCGCCGAGGCCCAGAAGGTAGGCGGCACCTGCGCCTTCATCGACGCCGAGCATGCCTTCGACTCGTCCTATGCTGAGAAGCTGGGCGTCGACACGGACGACCTCCTCGTCTCGCAGCCGGACACGGGCGAGCAGGCGCTGGAGATCTGCGACGTGCTCGTCCGCTCCGGCGCGCTCGATGTGGTCGTGATCGACTCGGTCGCGGCGCTCGTGCCCAAGTCCGAGATCGAGGGCGACATGGGTGACTCGCACGTGGGCCTTCAGGCCCGCCTGATGAGCCAGGCGCTGCGCAAGCTCACCGGCACCATCAATCGCACGAAGACGTGCCTCATCTTCATCAACCAGATCCGCGAGAAGATCGGCGTCTCCTGGGGCAGCCCCGAGACCACGACCGGCGGCCGCGCGCTCAAGTTCTACTCGTCCGTCCGCATGGACATCCGCCGCATCGGCGCGATCAAGGACGGCAGCGACGTGATCGGCAACCGCACGCGCGTGAAGGTGGTCAAGAACAAGGTCGCCCCGCCGTTTAAGATGGTCGAGTTCGACATCATCTACGGCGAGGGTATCTCGTCCACGGGTGAGCTGATCGATCTCGCTGTGGAGGCCGACGTGATCCAGAAGTCGGGCTCGTGGTACAGCTACGGCGACGTCAAGATCGGCCAGGGACGCGAGGCGACGAAGCAGTGGCTCCTCGATGAGCCTGGCTACCGCGAGGAGATTAGGCACACCGTCCGCCGCGAGCTCGGCATGCTGCCCGCCGACGAGATGGAAGGTGATAGCGTGGCCGAAGAGCCAGAGCTGGCCGTCAACGGCAAGTAA
- a CDS encoding lamin tail domain-containing protein — translation MIRLCTVLFLLYAATNAAVGQASLNGIIFNEVLPKPNISSTSGFDTDGDGVFERDDEFIEFVNNGTANVDLNGYEIYDAAGLKLTIPGSLVVAPGEFIVIIFDYDGTVPAGYFDISDGSSISVINDGSEGLYLCNPASGEYIGLVYGGRTVTNPTVCTTNLGVEDFGSPTEGLSIQRVQRGTTTEVITPTPLATNGQAVVATSTAEGWRLLSAPLDGLTVSDVLPLNLVRGVGTEYPTDPPNLFLSYDGNQTPGGNDGYAPATALTDVLEPGAGFWWYFFDAASPPTLTGGGTSVVEQLPIALTTPGTALAANKTVRFVGRDPNDGFYIAGNPFTESFNLSGVSVAPVTGVDPLVIQDVVSIWDAAANAGVGGYVSYSRTGAGGNPQVVAPWQGYWIEVLVAGLLTPPVGIAIDVTYDVAQQTTGGSFVGRQAALEERYIRFELATAAEDGRPIANPITLLFTDGASEGWDVFDASSLGSFAVPYAFAAFLGDRAGETRWKVQESLPLNPGKVVSIPLAYASFGTASSFELRWPVLENVPEVWRVELVDTVTGARVDVRTASRYAFEQAEGEPAERFVIEVDATANPVAAEGPTLPNQLELSAVHPNPTTAQASVRLSTPTAEPVQATVYDVLGRTVRVVFDGQTGPGTPTQVSFATNDLPAGTYVLQVVGQTFSEARRFMVVR, via the coding sequence GTGATCCGACTCTGTACCGTCCTTTTTCTGCTCTATGCGGCCACCAACGCCGCTGTGGGGCAAGCCAGCTTGAATGGCATCATCTTCAACGAAGTCCTTCCTAAACCCAATATCTCATCAACGTCGGGGTTCGATACCGACGGCGACGGCGTCTTCGAGCGCGACGACGAGTTCATCGAGTTCGTCAACAACGGGACGGCCAACGTGGACCTCAACGGCTACGAGATCTACGACGCTGCCGGGCTGAAACTGACCATCCCCGGAAGCCTCGTGGTCGCGCCGGGCGAGTTCATCGTCATCATCTTTGACTACGACGGCACAGTGCCGGCGGGCTACTTCGACATCAGCGACGGCTCGTCGATCTCCGTCATCAACGACGGGTCCGAAGGACTCTATCTCTGCAACCCAGCCTCGGGCGAGTACATCGGACTCGTCTATGGCGGACGGACGGTTACCAACCCAACCGTGTGTACGACAAACCTCGGTGTCGAGGACTTTGGTTCGCCGACCGAAGGCCTGTCGATCCAGCGCGTGCAGCGTGGCACCACGACCGAGGTCATCACGCCGACGCCGCTCGCCACGAACGGACAGGCGGTCGTCGCCACCTCCACGGCAGAGGGCTGGCGCCTGCTCTCGGCTCCCCTCGACGGCTTGACCGTGAGCGATGTGCTCCCGCTCAACCTGGTCCGGGGTGTAGGCACGGAGTACCCGACCGACCCGCCCAACCTCTTCCTGAGCTACGATGGCAATCAGACGCCCGGCGGCAACGATGGCTACGCCCCGGCAACGGCCCTCACCGACGTGCTCGAACCGGGCGCAGGCTTCTGGTGGTACTTCTTCGACGCAGCGAGCCCGCCTACGCTCACAGGCGGCGGCACGAGCGTCGTCGAGCAGCTTCCCATCGCGCTGACTACCCCGGGGACCGCACTTGCCGCCAATAAAACCGTCCGGTTTGTGGGCCGCGACCCCAACGACGGGTTCTACATCGCGGGCAACCCCTTCACGGAGAGCTTCAACCTGAGCGGGGTGTCGGTAGCGCCGGTCACCGGCGTCGACCCGCTCGTTATTCAGGATGTCGTCTCCATCTGGGATGCCGCCGCCAATGCCGGAGTGGGCGGCTACGTCTCCTACTCGCGGACCGGGGCCGGCGGCAACCCGCAGGTGGTCGCCCCGTGGCAGGGCTACTGGATCGAGGTGCTAGTCGCTGGGCTGCTCACGCCGCCAGTCGGCATCGCGATCGACGTGACGTACGATGTCGCCCAGCAGACTACGGGAGGCAGCTTCGTCGGGCGCCAGGCAGCCCTCGAAGAGCGCTACATCCGCTTCGAGCTCGCCACCGCAGCCGAGGACGGGCGGCCCATTGCCAACCCGATCACCCTACTCTTCACAGACGGGGCAAGCGAGGGATGGGACGTGTTCGATGCCTCGTCGCTCGGGTCGTTCGCCGTCCCGTATGCCTTCGCGGCGTTCCTGGGCGACCGCGCCGGGGAGACGCGCTGGAAGGTGCAGGAGTCGCTCCCGCTCAATCCGGGCAAGGTCGTGTCGATCCCGCTCGCCTATGCGTCGTTCGGAACGGCGTCGTCCTTCGAGCTGCGCTGGCCCGTCCTCGAAAACGTGCCCGAGGTGTGGCGCGTCGAACTCGTGGACACCGTGACCGGCGCGCGCGTCGACGTGCGCACCGCGTCGCGCTACGCCTTCGAACAGGCCGAGGGTGAGCCCGCCGAGCGCTTCGTGATCGAGGTAGATGCCACGGCCAACCCCGTGGCTGCCGAGGGTCCTACGCTGCCCAACCAGCTTGAACTCAGCGCCGTGCACCCCAACCCCACGACGGCCCAGGCCAGCGTGCGGCTCTCTACCCCGACGGCTGAGCCCGTGCAGGCGACGGTCTACGACGTCCTCGGGCGTACCGTTCGTGTGGTCTTCGACGGTCAAACAGGACCGGGCACGCCGACGCAGGTGTCCTTCGCCACGAACGACCTGCCTGCGGGGACCTACGTCCTCCAGGTCGTCGGCCAGACCTTCAGCGAGGCCCGCCGGTTCATGGTGGTGCGGTGA
- the mdh gene encoding malate dehydrogenase, whose product MKLTVVGAGNVGATVAECVARMDIVNEIALIDIRDGVAKGKALDLWESAPIHGFDTKLVGGDDYALTAGSDITVITAGLPRKPGMSRDDLLAKNAEIVSSVTEQIVAQSPNTILIIVSNPLDAMVYAAYQTSGFEPSRVMGMAGVLDTARYRSFLAMEIGVSVRDIQAMLLGGHGDTMVPLPRFTNVAGTPITKFLSAERLEEIVERTKKGGGEIVGLMGTSAWYAPGAAAAEMVEAIVKDSGRVLPGAGYCNGEYGLTDMFIGVPLKLGAGGVKEVVELDLDADEQALMQESADHVQVNLDKLKALIG is encoded by the coding sequence ATGAAGCTCACCGTTGTAGGCGCGGGCAACGTCGGCGCGACCGTCGCCGAGTGCGTCGCGCGCATGGACATCGTCAACGAGATCGCCCTCATCGACATCCGCGACGGCGTCGCCAAGGGCAAGGCGCTCGACCTCTGGGAGTCGGCCCCCATCCACGGCTTCGACACCAAGCTGGTCGGCGGCGACGACTACGCGCTCACCGCGGGCTCGGACATCACCGTCATCACCGCCGGCCTCCCGCGCAAGCCGGGCATGAGCCGCGACGACCTCCTCGCTAAGAACGCCGAGATCGTCTCCAGCGTCACCGAGCAGATCGTCGCCCAGAGCCCCAACACAATCCTCATCATCGTCTCGAACCCGCTCGACGCGATGGTCTACGCCGCCTATCAGACGTCCGGCTTCGAGCCGTCCCGCGTGATGGGCATGGCCGGCGTCCTCGACACGGCGCGCTACCGCAGCTTCCTCGCCATGGAGATCGGCGTCTCCGTGCGCGACATCCAGGCGATGCTCCTCGGCGGCCACGGCGACACGATGGTGCCGCTCCCGCGCTTCACCAACGTCGCGGGCACGCCGATCACGAAGTTCCTCTCGGCCGAGCGCCTCGAAGAGATCGTCGAGCGCACGAAGAAGGGCGGCGGCGAGATCGTCGGCCTCATGGGCACCTCGGCGTGGTACGCGCCCGGTGCAGCGGCCGCCGAGATGGTCGAGGCCATCGTCAAGGACTCGGGCCGCGTGCTGCCAGGCGCAGGCTACTGCAACGGCGAGTACGGCCTCACCGACATGTTCATCGGCGTGCCGCTCAAGCTCGGCGCGGGTGGCGTTAAGGAGGTCGTCGAACTCGATCTCGACGCCGACGAGCAGGCGCTCATGCAGGAGTCGGCGGACCACGTGCAGGTCAACCTCGACAAGCTGAAGGCGCTCATAGGCTAA